GCGGAAAAAACCGTCGAACAAATTTTTCGTTTACAATGGCAACAGGAAGGGTATCCTTCCGGTCCTGCATCGAGAATACGCGCCCCTGAAGCACTGCAATGCCAAGAGTATGAAAGTAATCCGGACTAATGCTGCGCGCGTAGATTTCCGGCTCCTTGCCTACGGCCATCCGGCGACCCTCAATTGCAAGATTGTGAAAACCTGATCCGGTCCCAAAGGGCAATTCTGATGTTGATCCAACGGATTCAACTCCAGGCAAATTTTTGATTCGTTGCAGCACTTGCTCAAAAAACTGACTTCTCTTGTCGATGTCTGCGTAAGTCGTAAGTGGCAAGAGAAAATTCATAGTGAGCACATGATCGGTTCGGAACCCGGGACGAACATTTTGCAGTGACCAAAAACTTCTAATCAAAAGTCCGGCGCCGATGAGAAGCACGATTGCCAGAGCGATCTCCAGAGTCGCAAGAACATTTCTCATTCGCTGCCTCGTGCGGCTACCGGTTGCACGGCCGCTTTCTCTTAAAGATTCTTCCAGGTTGATTTTCGATGCATGGAGACCAGGAGCAAGTGAAAACAAAAGTCCTGTAAAAACTGACAGACCAAGGGTCACCGCAAACACAATAAAGTCGAATCGTGTGTTTTGGAGCCGCGGAATATTTTCGGGGCCGAGCCGGACGGCAAAATCAGAAATCCATGAAGCTATAAATAAGCCGGCAAAGCCACCTATGATTGCAAGAACCACACCTTCGACGATCAACTGACGCAGCAAAGAAGCACGCCCCGCGCCAAGAGCCGCCCGAATAGCCATCTCTTTTTCCCGTTCCGTTGCGCGGGCTAAAAAAAGATTTGCAACATTGGTGCATGCAATCAGAAGAACAAAACCAACCGCTACGAGTAGAATCAACAGGGCGCGCTGCACATCTTTTACCAGGAATTGTTGCCATGGATTCAGCACAAACCGGACGTCCGTGTTTTCCTCCGGATATTGTTTTTCCAGACGCTTTGCGATGGCATTAAATTCACTCTGTGCCTGATCCACAATGACGTTCGCAGCCAGACGCACAACGACTCGCATTGTATGCGCGCCACGCGCGTTTGTTTCTTCCGAAGACTCCGCTCGAATCGGAGAAAACATTTGCGCCTTCAAGTTAGGCAATTCGAAGGTTGGAGGAAGCACGCCGATCACCGTGTAAGGAATACTTGCTATCGAGACACTTTTTCCGATCACATCAGGATCGCCTGCCATGTAGTTTTTCCAAAATGCATCGCTGATCAAAACAATTTTTGCTCCGCCGGGAATGTCATCATTCGGTCCGATCACTCTCCCCTTTTGTGGCTGAATTCCTAGCGTACGGAAAAAATCACCGGTCACGGCAGCTCCCTCGATTCGCTCCGGCACGCGCCCGGAGGTTAAATCCATGACCTCTCTACGATATCCGCCAATATCTTTGATTGACTTGCTACTTTGTTTTAGATCCTGCAGATCGGGATAGGAAGTTCCGCCACTGAGTCTGAAGAGATTTTCCGGTTCGTTATAGGGAAGCGGCTTCAACATCACAGCTCTTATCACGCTGAACATCGCTGTGTTGGCGCCGATTCCCAGAGCCAGCGTTAGCACGGCTACTACTGTGAATCCCGGTGATTTACGAAGCATTCGCAGCGCGAATTGAATTTCTTTCCAAAACTTTTCCATAATCAGCTCTTTTTTTACAGAAGGACGCAAAGATCGCTAAGATTTTTTGATCTTTGCGTCCTTTGCGATCTTCTGTTCAAAATCATTCGTAATGTAATGTTGTTATCGGATCGACTTTGGTTGCTCGTAAAGCAGGCAGATAGCATGCAAGAAGAGCAACAGCGGAAAGCAGAATCATCACAGATGCAAACGTTGCGCCGTCCAGTGTGGAAATTCCATACACCAAACTCTCTAAGAAACGTGTGGTTCCCAGCACTCCCACGAAACCGATTAATGTTCCGGCAACAGCTAAGAACAAGCCCTCCTGCAAAACGAGCTTCAGAACATCCCGTCTGCGCGCGCCCAGTGCCATTCGGATTCCGATTTCC
The window above is part of the bacterium genome. Proteins encoded here:
- a CDS encoding ABC transporter permease; the encoded protein is MEKFWKEIQFALRMLRKSPGFTVVAVLTLALGIGANTAMFSVIRAVMLKPLPYNEPENLFRLSGGTSYPDLQDLKQSSKSIKDIGGYRREVMDLTSGRVPERIEGAAVTGDFFRTLGIQPQKGRVIGPNDDIPGGAKIVLISDAFWKNYMAGDPDVIGKSVSIASIPYTVIGVLPPTFELPNLKAQMFSPIRAESSEETNARGAHTMRVVVRLAANVIVDQAQSEFNAIAKRLEKQYPEENTDVRFVLNPWQQFLVKDVQRALLILLVAVGFVLLIACTNVANLFLARATEREKEMAIRAALGAGRASLLRQLIVEGVVLAIIGGFAGLFIASWISDFAVRLGPENIPRLQNTRFDFIVFAVTLGLSVFTGLLFSLAPGLHASKINLEESLRESGRATGSRTRQRMRNVLATLEIALAIVLLIGAGLLIRSFWSLQNVRPGFRTDHVLTMNFLLPLTTYADIDKRSQFFEQVLQRIKNLPGVESVGSTSELPFGTGSGFHNLAIEGRRMAVGKEPEIYARSISPDYFHTLGIAVLQGRVFSMQDRKDTLPVAIVNEKFVRRFFPQENSLGKRIAWARADAPIWMTIVGVVSDVKSFGLDLEEEPAVYTPFTQEPRFWKTWMNMVVRTSVDPSSLIATIQKEVARVDKNVPVADLLTMDALISESIGERRFHLLLLGLFAGLALLLAGVGIYGILSYNVRQRTQEMGIRMALGASQREILRLILSQGIRLVVLGAFIGIGAALAVTRFLQSLLYAVGSNDLLTFLIVPLIVIGVALLACYAPAKRATRVNPVVALRYE